The region ATTTCATTGTGATCAAGTATCTGCTCATTTTGACAGCAAGCAAAAAGTGAGGCTGCAGCTGCATTTGGTAATGATGGTGTATACCTTGAGAAATATATCCAGAATCCAAGGCATATTGAGTTCCAGGTACATTTGTATTATTATaacataaattttgaatttaactTGATGTCGTTTTAACTGCAATAACCAAACTCAAAATGTGGATTATATGGTATATATAGACCTAATTGTTCTATGTTTATGAAGGTATTGCGTAGGGAAACTTCTCGTTGAAagtatttaaatgtatgagaattcttatactccctccgtccccataAATTGTCACTAGTTTCCTTTTCGGTATGTCCGCCAATACTTATCACACttactttttactacttttggtaatggatcgcacattccactcacattttattataaaactaatatataaaaataggacccacatttcactaactttttctactcaCTTTCCAATAAATTTCTTAGTACCTGAGTCGGGTTAACTTGTGACAATTAATGGCgtacagagggagtatttctttttcCTGCTATTGTAtctttatgttgacatttttgtcTTAACGAGCTATCAGTGACACCTTATGGTTGACGTCGCCCTGCAGGTTTTGGCTGACAAATACGGTAATGTCGTACACTTTGGGGAGCGTGATTGTAGCATTCAGGTAATATGGCCTTTATTCCATGCCAGACCTTTTTTGCTAGGCTTCATGGTTTGAAAGCACGTGACTTTCTAATCGCGACAATCTCACAAATTTTAGCTGTTTAATGAAAGCTAAAGAAGCATAGATTTCTCTCTGTAGTGGACATATCATAACAGCAAACAGTATTCGTTTGAACTTTCATCAAACACTATACTTTAGATCAGTACTATCAGTCTGGGCCCAGTCAATTGTGGAATCATGACATATTAACTTTGGTTATTATTTTCCATTGTAGAGGAGAAACCAGAAATTGCTAGAAGAAGCACCTTCCCCTGCATTGACACCAGAACTTCGGAAAGCCATGGGTGATGCGGCAGTTGCAGCAGCTGCATCCATAGGCTACATAGGCGTCGGTACAGTTGAATTCCTCTTGGATGAAAGAGGCTCATTTTACTTCATGGAGATGAACACTAGGATCCAGGTGAAAAGATCAAGGCTTGGATTTATCTACTCCTAAATAAACTACCCGTCTCATGTCATCCTTAGCATTCTCCACTGATCTTTCTCCTTGGTCTGATGTTAGGTTGAGCACCCTGTTACTGAAATGATATCCTCTGTCGACCTAATTGAAGAACAGATTAGTGTAGCACGGGGTGAGAAGCTCCGTTACACACAGGTAATTTGAAGGATCTTTACGATGTATGACACCCGGAAATCAAAGTGAAATCTTCAATGATATGAGCATTTTGTATACAGGATGACATTGTGCTCCGAGGACACTCAATAGAATGCCGTATTAATGCAGAAGatgctttcaaaaatttcagaCCGGGACCAGGTATCACTCAATTGTGTTTTTGTGTCATTTTTAAATTCATCATGAAATCAAATCCACCAACGAATGAAGTTATACGATCATGTTACTTGAACAGGGAGAATAACTACTTATTTGCCGGCTGGAGGTCCGTTTGTGCGAATGGACAGCCATGTTTACCCAGATTATGTGGTTCCACCGAGCTATGATTCTCTTCTTGGAAAGGTTGGCTGATTATGTGTTTCGGAAGCTTGTAATTTTTTAAAGCATTTCTTGGACATCTAGCTGAACTGCTTCTTACCATTTAGCATGATTGAGAACCTGCATCGTTATAATAGATTGTTCGATGCAATCTTATATATCCTTGTTTCCTTTATCATTTCATTAGTGTTGTCTTCCATATACCCTAATATGTACGATGAATCTTATACTTCAGCTTATTGTCTGGGGTCCAACGAGGGAAAGGGCAATTGCGCGCATGAAAAGGGCTCTTAATGACACCATTATTACAGGTAAAAGAGACAACTTTATTCACTTATGCAACAACCTAAACCTGATCCTCTctttatatttgaaaatattcgTTGTGCTTGTGCATCTGGTGGCTTTCTACAGAGTCTTGCGCTCAATGTACTGTTCATTAATACTCTGATATCTTTCCATACTGAGATCGTTAAGTTCCTAAATGATTCTCTGTGGCCAGGTGTTCCAACAACGATCGATTACCATAAGCTCATCCTAGAAGTCGAGGTATTCATCCGTTGCAATTTTCTTGGGCTTGCTTTCTTTAATAGTTTAAACAAACTTATATATATGCATTCATCTCTACATGCTCCAGGACTTCAAAACTGGCAAGGTGGACACTGCTTTTATCCCAAAACACGAAGAAGAGCTCGCTGCGGTAAGCTACCAACATCTCCTTCATAGGATACAAAAACCAAAAGGGCCTAATCCAGAAAGTGTGAAGCGTTTTAATGGTTTGTTGTTTGTGATTGCAGCCGCTGGCGGATGAACATGCTACGAGCCGGAACGAGATGATCAGTGCGGCCTAAACTTTGCTGTGTGGACCCATGCTCAAGTTCTCAAATGTatttttgtttctatttttcttttcattacATTGTCAAATGAGCTTCATACCAATAATTAGTTTGCTTTTTGGTAGAAAACTAAATACAGTAGCATAACTGCTGCCGCAATTGaaaatatttattgtttctaTGTTGTCGAGATTATTTAAAATGGGGCAAAGAAATGAGTGTTGCACTGCACGGTCACATTTATTGTGACGGCACcggcaacgcgttacgcgggtgtcCCACGTTCCGTCACGGGGGACGGCGGCGCGACGCGTTGAGgcgcccgtctcgtccccagcccatCCCGGCGTGACGAGTGAcgagccgtctcgccacgcgccgaggcgacgtggtgCGCCcaggcgccatgcgtgacgcccattGGCCGACCAGTGAGTGGGTATCGTCACGcggacgcaataaatcattttttttttaaaaatctaatttaaaaaaaaaaaaaatattgtaaacGGTAATATTTCCGTTTAATTagccgttttttattttttatttttttactctataaatactcttaattCATCAtaatttcacacacaactacacatcttctctccccaaatcatctccatttcctctccaattttcatctaacatctcatcacaaaatgtccggtgacggaaactctggcggtggcggctccggtgcgtgggatctcaacgcgttcggcgactgggggagcatgtacaacacattgggtggttccggtccgtcgacgtcgggcacccagggttcgtcgacgccgggggggtaccaaccacccaattttgatgtggatgcatacgcccgtccctctgccccgcggtattcgcagggattatcccagattcgggagaaTTATTCCGTTGAACACACTccgggaggaggccgaggcggggggaggaggccgaggcggtggaagctccagggcagagGCGGAGGCAGgcgaggaggagaaggaggaggaggaagatgaggaggatctaggccggcatccgtacaacagcaaagaaacgatggcggtgtacaacgcctggatccgTGTTtcatacgatcccatcgtcgggaatcaacaaagccggaagtgtttctggtaAAAGGTCTCCGAggcctaccaccagattaagccgaaggggtcccgccgccgcacatataagatgcttcgcgctcactttgaccgagtagACAGAGGAGGTCAAAagattctgaggtcggctttgagCGTCTACCACGACGACACCggtaaacaattcaaatttgttgatgtttggcaggtcgtcaaggacgaggaaatgTGGGCCGGCGGTGAAGCTGGTGAGGGCAGCGACGCACAAAAGggtgcctcgcaggaggttgatgGCACGGCCGGCGATGCCGGGGGATCCTCccatgggcgccgtcggccgcaagggaccaaggcggctagagcgaggaagggctgaagcgaatcaagccaggctggctcgggctcgggggaggCCCAaactcccttatggccatgtacatgaccaccacaatggcggacactttcCGCTTTACGCCCGCCCAGTACcaagcctggtggaacggaattgtctTTATGGCAGCCCAACTTGTCCTTCCACCTCTTACCGGCtttagtgcacctccaccgcctttgAGGGATGATTTgtcggcggagtagtttttttattttctataaaattgtattttaaattatgccacgtttatttttttaggattttaattgtgttttttttttaattttttaacttttaaattatatttttattttatgctgtaattttattttattgttaatgaagtgtgtttttttattaattgaatttgttggaaaaaaataaaaaaatgaaattgaatgaatagtaatttaagggacggagggttgcaggttccgtcccttagttaagagatggagtaaaaaagtacaatgaggctcgcaaatagtgttttaagggatgattaagagacggtatagtgACAGTGTGGATGGCATGATATATTTGTACAACACATGGCACCACGTTAAACAGTTGATGTACAAATCAAGAATAGCTGATTTCGGTTGAAGTGGCTCAATTTTGTGATAAAACCTACCCCTCTAATTAATAAAGGTTGAATATTTCTTCACTTACTAATTaccaattattataaaaaactCCAGCGCTCTAAAGTTAAATGATGAAATTTTCTGAAAGTATAGTATTAGTATGTTATGAATAGAAATTTCTTTTTAAAAGAATTCTTAATTGTTTAATGAGGGAATTATTTTGAAATCACAATCtatttaaatacaaaataaagaaattgagaaataaaaataagtagtTAAAACTTAAATGgatgaacataaagaaaagaaatgaaaactGATTTTATAACCAAACTcagaaaagaaatgaaaaaaaaagagtgaaaGAGAGTAGATTATTAGTATCTACCTTCCAAAATATGCTATGCCAAATAATTACCAATTTCATAATTCCATGGACTTCACCAAATTATAATGTTTATATAATGAAACTGAAATtcaaattattcatatatttgaaGATGGAGAGCAGCGTGTTTTGATTCGCTACTTCCCACTTGGTGGGCCCCACTGCCCTTTCTGTATTTTCTCAATCAAAATGAACACCCTCTGCTCCACTCCCCCACTAGTTCTTGCACCCACACGACACGACACGACACAACCCCCTActctcttatttatattttaaacataattttagaaaatatgaATTCAAAATACTAGGGAAATATTAGTtcgatttttatatattaaatagtattaatttaaaggaaaatgtgttgtgcttataaattttaggaaatgaaacactaaaaattataaaacctTTTGAATGAGTAAAGTTTCCTTTTTTGGGGGGTTTGATTTTTTCTGGATATCCAATcaaccttttcttttatttccattttcgcATCTCTGCAATATCACTCGTGCATTAAATGAAGGCCGGATTATTATTGCGTGGATAATTATATTTCTGCCTCCTAAACTAACTTTTTCagtctttcaatttttttagtatGTGAGAATAGAAAATATGCTGCAGGTACACTAATCTGGAAAATCATgaattactaataaaattacaaaaatgtaCTAGTACGATAGTAactaaatagtagtactccagtaaaatatagtactactaattcAATTTATTATATTGTTTGATTAAtcattaaataatttgattctTTAACGTTGTACTTGTTAATTATGACGTCTACCACCAAACAACTTTGTCATACTACCATGAAATGGTTTCATTATTtttcacaataaatttaaatttatctaGATGCGTTTTTCTCTATGTCACAAACATTATTCCCAATCTCCTGCTAGAATTATTACTAGTAGTTACTATTAATCAAACAAACAAAGTAAATAgtctaaataaataaaatgcaataAGGAATTACACCCTTCCAAAATTAACTGCTTAGGTTTAacgactttccaaaattagattGAACGATCTTCCCCTACTCTCTAAGaagattggatttttaaattatttaattatctttcATTGGCCTTCTTCATAACAGAGAATCTCGAAAATAATTGACTGCCAATACCATCtctgatgaatcggcgaatttctgatgtagtgaatgctggaaaacacagatcacgacacggtgaatttacgtggttcgatttactgaggtaaatctacgtccacgggaagaaaagagggcagagttgtattgcttgatctgttctctacagcttacaaatacaaacttgctatatggtgttttatctctagagatcgagagaatgttAGAACGTAACCCTATCTATcggatctaggttctatttatacattgaacctagatcgtggcatgcagccatttactaggtagtggatgtcgtggagatcgtggcgatcttgcatgggtccactatcctgcatgagttaatgactgcttgacaccactaaatagatcgtgggtgtagtggaggtggaaatcctgcatgagtccactatttcctagttcggtcgaatactgagaccgaactgctgaattattgccgggcagcttttgccgatctgagagtagagcttgatgccgacctgagagcagagtttgattggttggcttttaccgagctgtaggctggggccgaactctgtggttgtgccgaactgaactctttagtcatgccggaccgatactctttagtcatgccgaactgatactctttcttaggctttaggctgatgggctttactgctgttgggcttgtttagtacgtactccatcactacccccccccgaaaagtgaagtgaatcacttcggcattctggataaaggtacggggtgagttgatgtttgtcctcggtctgatgaagtgaactcttctttgaccggacttggtttgtgtcctaatttggcgagttttatcgctcggatcgaactttccgttgtcctaatttggggatcggactttcccttgtcctaattcggcgagttttatcgcgagaatcggactttcattgcagttcgtttcagacgaagtgcttgatttttaagccgaattgtggtcttgtatcctctttagaagcttggacttcacaatcgttggcttattgcagctcgtttcagacgaactgcttgtttaagctgaattgtggtcttgtatcttctgtagaagctttgactcacaatcgttggcttgttgcagctcgtttcagacgaactgcttgtttaagctgaattgtggtcttgtatcttctgtagaagctttgactcacaatcgttggcttgtatatgttctaagaaggggatcagccttcgaagaacaagatacctcagtaacatttgtaagagacgacacgcacagagacagacaaaacacatagacaaaacgcatagaggcaaataaaaagcacatagagaaacAAAGatcaagcaaaccaaataaagcacattgaccggacaggactcaagactgactgaccggactgtctcttacaaatgaaacttcttgaggttggaaatgtgccatgttcggggtacctgttctcctgacatgtgagccaatttgtaagaccctttgccgaggacttctgacacccgatacggaccttcccatgtgggttcgagcttgcccagcttttctgctcggcttacttcgttgtttctcaagacgagatctcccacttgaaattgcagcttcttcaccctttggttgtaatatcgggctacttgctccttgtacttggctgcttttatgcatgccaattctcttctttcttcggcaagatctagctcggctctcagtccgtcgtcattcatttctgaggagaaatttagagttcggggactgggtacgccgatctccaccggaattacggcttcagtgccgtacacaaggctgtacggagtttcaccgttggaggttgtgggtgtagttcggtaggaccataggacttgagggagattttctacccattgtcctttggcttgttctaaccgagcttttaaccctttcaccaggatacgatttgttacctccgtttgtccgtttgcttgtggatgagagaccgaagtgaaccgctgttgaatattcagctcttggcaccaattcttgaacgtcttgtcggtgaactgagtcccgttatccgagatgaggatgtggggtatgccaaatcggcacactatgttcttccagacaaaatccaatgccttcgagcttgttatcgtagctaatggttcagcttccacccacttcgtaaagtagtccacggcaacgattaggaatttcatttgccgaggagcttgaggaagtggtcccactatgtctatgccccattgcatgaaaggccaagggctttgcatagtgaatagatcggtctgcggcatccttgggatatttgcatggatttggcacttcgggcatgtcttgacgagctgcacggcttcttgtaccaaggttggccaataatatccccatcttagaacttttttagctaaagctctagctccgatgtggctgccgcacgatccttcatgaacttctctgaggatgtagtccgtctcttctggtcctacgcaccgcaataacggctggaggtaagactttctaaagaggactccttcatgaagttcgtaccgaagtgctcggcacgtgatcttccgagcttttctcttatcctcgggcaattgtccttgatccagatactgcaagatcggcgtcatccagttcggcgagctggatactgaatgtacctcggctccatcaatgcttcgatgcattaattcttccgcctttgagctcggatctgaggccaacttacttaaggtatctgctcggctattttccgctctgggaatgcggattatccgaaaataggagaaactttggctgatgctttgcgctttgtccaaatacttcttcattctctcgtcacgagcttcacttgtacccaacatgtgatttactatgacttgtgaatcacaatggactttgagagatttgacgagcagactttgcgctaactggagtccggcaaggagggcttcgtactcggcttcattattagtagtggggaataggaaccgaagtgagtaggttacctcgtgtccgtcgggagcgatgagtataataccagctccacttcccatcttgtttgaagctccatctacgaatccgctccagcagtctggcggctctacttcggattccaagggctgtgctagttcggcattggcagaatttttctgttcggcaatgacagggattgcttgatcgaacttggcctctgtaagaaaatctgccaaggcttgtcccttgatggcttttcgaggtaggtactcgattgagtgttctcctagctctatggcccatttggcgattctgcctgatgcttctggcttggtcaaaacttgccgaagaggcagatcggttaagacgcataccttgtgagcatagaagtatggccgcagtctccttgctgcatttactaatgccagagcaattttttccagaggttgataccttgtttctggacctcttaatgctcggcttgtaaagtagatgggaaactgctttaggccttcttctcgtacaagcaccgcgctgatggtttgatctgatgccgctaagtataagaatattacttcggcttcggttggagcagagagaataggaagctcggctagataacttttgagctcgtcaaaggcctttttctgctcggctccccactcgaactttggtgcctttttcaacaccttgaagaacggcagttgcttttcggctgcttgggaaaggaatcgattcagtgcggctagacatccggttagcctttgcacgtcatgtatggacttcggcattgccatgttctgaacgacttgaacttttgaggggtttgccttgagtccgtcctttgaaacccaacaacccagaaactttcccgaatctaccaaaaaggtacacttttggggattaagtttgaggttggctttcttgagcacgttgagagtggactggAGGTTgagctcgtactccgaagtgcttttgcttttgacgactatatcgtcaacatacacttcaacctgctttccgattaggtgccgaaaaagcttgtctaccatcctttgataagttgctccggcattctttaaaccgaatggcatctttttataagcgaaaatgccgaaatcggtaatgaaagctgttttcggagcgtcactctcatccatcaacacttggtgatatcctttgtataaatcaagaaaacagaaaatttcgaagccgatcaaagcttctacttttttatctatattcggaaggggatagcaatctttaggacagtgcttgtttagatcggtaaaatctatgcacatccgccatcctccttcttttttcttgatcatcacaggattggccacccaggaaggatatttcacctcgaatagtacatccgcttttagtaattggcggacttcgtcatggatgacttggcttctttctgccgcaaagagtctttgcttctgttttactggtcggattgaaggatcaatatttaaccgatgagtgattacctcggggggcactccggtcatgtccaacggagaccatgcaaagacatctttgtactccttgaggagctgaatggtcttttcccggagtagaggcgttcctgcgaagccgatcttaaccgttctggatggatcgtcttcgtacagctgaactgtcatcgagttcggctccggtatggcttcggtcatcgcctctgactccggctgctgtgattgctatgcttggtggtgccgatctgactgctcggcacttctaagcgcaatttgtagacattcctttgctctcttttggtcacctcggatgaccgctatccctcctttagtagggatcttgatggtgaggtgataagtagagcaaacggcccgaactgtgttgagccagtctctccccaggatgatgttgtacggggaccgagctttcaccacaaagaactcgatcatcgtattggagcttgtaggcgcttttcccaccgtgatcggaaggctgataataccttcagggcgggtgtcctcctgggcgaaacttttcagaggaagtggagccggactgagccgagctggatccacttccattttatcgaaacattctttaaaaagaatgctgactgacgctcctgtatccacaaatactctgtggatcaatttgtttgccactccggcttgaatgacaatagcgtcttggtgaggagagatggctgggacgggatcggcatctgaaaatgtaatcacttcgtctttcttcagccttttatgtgttggctcctcttgattggaaactctgcgttctgcttttagggacgacttagtcttcccggcagggagagcatcaatagtcaggattactccatcatattgcggctcgtcgtcgtcttcgggatcctcatgccttttcggatcctgaggattgcagttcgcacctctctgctttttgttctttttcggctgcttgctttggtatttttttaacattcctgttttcacaagaacatcaatacctgcagccaaatttcggcactcctcggtatcgtgaccgtgggtttgatggaaggagcaaaattgatcctgaggtcggcgcgcggccgatttcgtcatccgccttggtttttcgaacatatcggaatgtagttcgaaaatttccgctcttgacttgtttaagggtacgaactgagcgggcggcttctcaggattgagacgtggtcccaatctgccttgtaccggtgccctttgaattctttcaaaaggagttcggcgaggaagcctctgatcgctatgatcgggcttcttttcgtctcctcgggatgagctatctaaagaccgttttcgacggtctgcctcatccgcacgggaaaactggtccgcaatgtcccacatttcttgagctgtttgcggaccgcactccacgagctttctgtagagagctccgggcaggattccattttggaatgccgaaatgacaagtagatcattgagattatctacttgtaggcattccttatggaatctcgtcaggaagtcgctgatcttttcgtcgcgaccttgacgtatagaaagcagctgagccgaagtgatccgggcttctgctttctgaaagaacctcctgtggaaagcatccattagatctcggtaggatctaatgctgccttgaggaaggctgtcgaaccaccttctggcgttcccgatgagcagctcggggaacagcttgcacatatggacctcattgagaccctggttcgccatattatattggtagcgtcccaagaagtcatgaggatcctctagcccgtcataagtcattgacggtgtccggtagttccgcggcaaaggagttcgggtgatgtcgtccgagaacggagtctttaatgctccgtacatggcgaacccgacatctcttcggtacggaggagatggagttctcctgtggttccggtaccgaggaggaactggaacatgtcggggttgaggattctttctcctggaagacacgtcactactgcggtagtgactttcatgtctggatgaggagggagaatccgccgttgtcttctccggctgttggctcttctgcaggaaggttaagaactcctcctgcttctcggccaagaacagcttgacagcttcatttaaatcaggctgctgggaagactcggtgcgatgactcctggagtggcttgttcctccttcgtgagaaccggaggtagatgtctcccgaggccgtttttcagacctgcgagctggactagcttcctcacggtgatcacgaacggtattacgggtggtatgtgatctggtatgcatttttttggggtggaaaaaggatcaaaaattcgctttatcacaaatttggttctctgtttcccacagacggcgccagtgatgaatcggcgaatttctgatgtagtgaatgctggaaaacacagatcacgacacggtga is a window of Salvia splendens isolate huo1 chromosome 3, SspV2, whole genome shotgun sequence DNA encoding:
- the LOC121794608 gene encoding biotin carboxylase 2, chloroplastic-like isoform X1; translated protein: MDSAAMTFCSNSVCSRPGLFMEATPGIRSSQCSFMTGNRFNFLRQRVQASRAGTKSGKRGGAHAATCRDDKILVANRGEIAVRVIRTAHEMGIPCVAVYSTIDKDALHVKLADESVCIGEAPSSQSYLVIPNVLSAAISRDCTMLHPGYGFLSENAVFVDMCREHGINFIGPNPDSIRVMGDKSTARETMKNAGVPTVPGSDGLLQSTEEAIKLADEIGYPVMIKATAGGGGRGMRLAKERDEFVKLMQQAKSEAAAAFGNDGVYLEKYIQNPRHIEFQVLADKYGNVVHFGERDCSIQRRNQKLLEEAPSPALTPELRKAMGDAAVAAAASIGYIGVGTVEFLLDERGSFYFMEMNTRIQVEHPVTEMISSVDLIEEQISVARGEKLRYTQDDIVLRGHSIECRINAEDAFKNFRPGPGRITTYLPAGGPFVRMDSHVYPDYVVPPSYDSLLGKLIVWGPTRERAIARMKRALNDTIITGVPTTIDYHKLILEVEDFKTGKVDTAFIPKHEEELAAPLADEHATSRNEMISAA
- the LOC121794608 gene encoding biotin carboxylase 1, chloroplastic-like isoform X2 — encoded protein: MEATPGIRSSQCSFMTGNRFNFLRQRVQASRAGTKSGKRGGAHAATCRDDKILVANRGEIAVRVIRTAHEMGIPCVAVYSTIDKDALHVKLADESVCIGEAPSSQSYLVIPNVLSAAISRDCTMLHPGYGFLSENAVFVDMCREHGINFIGPNPDSIRVMGDKSTARETMKNAGVPTVPGSDGLLQSTEEAIKLADEIGYPVMIKATAGGGGRGMRLAKERDEFVKLMQQAKSEAAAAFGNDGVYLEKYIQNPRHIEFQVLADKYGNVVHFGERDCSIQRRNQKLLEEAPSPALTPELRKAMGDAAVAAAASIGYIGVGTVEFLLDERGSFYFMEMNTRIQVEHPVTEMISSVDLIEEQISVARGEKLRYTQDDIVLRGHSIECRINAEDAFKNFRPGPGRITTYLPAGGPFVRMDSHVYPDYVVPPSYDSLLGKLIVWGPTRERAIARMKRALNDTIITGVPTTIDYHKLILEVEDFKTGKVDTAFIPKHEEELAAPLADEHATSRNEMISAA